One region of Rhodocaloribacter litoris genomic DNA includes:
- a CDS encoding polysaccharide biosynthesis tyrosine autokinase → MASVYRRRSGGPDGYAGGLDGGEGAYYEAMPAPSGRAQIENLLDLLYRRRWLIILAFLVVAGSVAAYTYTLEPEYEAASFVILDLQGRRTTTATTTSPAGFDDNLFARNDRTLMGEIQLLYLSDSLHRRVHRRLQHEQETNPELAGVALSGYPRFEPEGRDGNNIIRITGVSTSPREAMLLANLYAEEYVHLTQEASRAHITAARKLLEEQEQKRLQELQEAEASVQAYLSREGAVGLDQAGSYLVQKIAELEAQRDAARIDLQTRRASLQVLKEELSQISPRLVQRIASNLDEQLRQVRAQLTEKELDLENYLRRNPGLSPDDPRLAPLNQDIRRLRNKLDELSQQYFDEVTATGGVSGGEAGLSYVTNLRQQVAEAEIAISELEAKIGVMDRRLQEYQRELRTIPQQAREMTELERRRQYAEQMYAAVVSRLQDVRVTEESEPGYARVLRVAKQPAEPVRPDRMRYLVLGLFFGLLAGLGLAIVRDKLDNRFFKPEQLRHRGYKVLGTVPDLRPMIKEEARGKDFIERDGQRLATGLVTLLNPMSPVVESYRHLRTNIQFSRPDVVVETIVVTSASVEEGKSTTAANLAVVMAEAGRRTVLIDADLRRPRIHQLFGLEMGPGLAHFLARDPAFDERLVRSKIDNLWIVPAGKVVSRSSELFATRSMRDLLETLRAQFDVIIIDTPPVRVATDAALLATQSDLALLVVRAGHTKEGEFDFAVESLESVGTPTIGTVLNGFNVSMAYGYKYRFRHYDRYAQYTSEYGTYGYRDVKALTEG, encoded by the coding sequence ATGGCTTCAGTTTATCGCAGGCGTAGTGGAGGACCGGATGGCTATGCCGGTGGCCTGGACGGGGGCGAGGGGGCCTATTACGAGGCCATGCCGGCCCCGAGCGGCCGGGCCCAGATTGAAAACCTGCTGGACCTGCTCTACCGCCGTCGCTGGCTCATCATCCTGGCGTTTCTGGTCGTTGCCGGTTCCGTGGCCGCGTACACGTACACGCTGGAGCCGGAGTATGAAGCCGCGAGTTTCGTGATCCTGGACCTGCAGGGGCGGCGTACCACCACCGCAACGACCACCTCGCCGGCCGGCTTCGACGACAACCTCTTTGCCCGAAACGATCGGACGTTGATGGGCGAGATCCAGCTGCTTTACCTGTCGGACAGCCTGCACCGGCGGGTCCACCGGCGGCTTCAGCATGAGCAGGAGACGAATCCCGAACTGGCCGGGGTTGCCCTGAGCGGCTACCCCCGGTTCGAGCCGGAGGGCCGGGACGGCAACAACATCATCCGCATCACCGGGGTCAGCACCTCGCCCCGGGAAGCCATGCTCCTGGCGAACCTCTACGCGGAGGAATACGTGCACCTGACGCAGGAGGCGAGCCGCGCCCACATCACGGCGGCGCGTAAGCTGCTGGAGGAACAGGAGCAGAAACGCCTGCAGGAGCTGCAGGAGGCCGAGGCCTCCGTGCAGGCCTACCTCAGCCGGGAAGGCGCCGTCGGGCTCGACCAGGCCGGCAGCTACCTCGTCCAGAAGATCGCCGAACTGGAGGCACAGCGGGACGCCGCCCGCATCGACTTGCAGACGCGCCGGGCCTCGCTCCAGGTGCTCAAGGAGGAGTTGAGCCAGATCAGCCCGCGGCTGGTGCAGCGCATTGCCTCGAACCTCGATGAACAGCTCCGCCAGGTGCGCGCGCAACTCACCGAGAAAGAACTGGACCTGGAGAATTATCTCCGCCGCAATCCGGGGCTGAGCCCGGACGATCCGCGCCTGGCCCCCCTCAACCAGGACATCCGGCGGTTGCGGAACAAGCTGGACGAACTGTCCCAGCAGTATTTCGACGAGGTGACCGCCACCGGCGGGGTTTCCGGTGGGGAAGCCGGGCTGTCCTACGTCACCAACCTCCGGCAGCAGGTCGCCGAGGCCGAGATTGCCATCAGCGAGCTGGAGGCTAAGATCGGGGTGATGGACCGGCGCCTCCAGGAGTACCAGCGTGAGCTGCGCACGATCCCGCAGCAGGCGCGGGAGATGACCGAACTCGAACGCCGGCGCCAGTATGCCGAGCAGATGTACGCGGCGGTCGTATCCCGGCTGCAGGACGTCCGCGTCACCGAGGAGTCGGAGCCGGGCTATGCCCGCGTCCTCCGTGTGGCGAAGCAGCCCGCGGAACCCGTGCGCCCGGACCGCATGCGCTATCTCGTGCTGGGGCTTTTCTTCGGCCTGCTCGCCGGGCTCGGGCTGGCCATCGTCCGAGACAAGCTCGACAACCGCTTCTTCAAGCCCGAGCAGCTTCGTCACCGGGGGTACAAGGTGCTGGGGACCGTGCCGGATCTCCGGCCCATGATCAAAGAGGAAGCCCGCGGCAAGGACTTCATCGAGCGGGACGGGCAACGCCTCGCGACCGGACTGGTGACGCTGCTCAACCCGATGTCGCCGGTGGTCGAGTCGTACCGCCACCTGCGGACCAACATCCAGTTCAGCCGGCCGGACGTTGTCGTGGAGACCATCGTCGTCACGAGTGCCAGCGTGGAGGAGGGCAAGTCCACCACGGCCGCCAACCTGGCCGTGGTCATGGCCGAGGCCGGGCGCCGTACCGTGCTGATCGATGCCGACCTGCGGCGCCCCCGCATTCACCAGCTCTTCGGCCTTGAAATGGGGCCGGGCCTGGCGCACTTCCTCGCGCGCGACCCCGCCTTCGACGAACGCCTGGTGCGCTCGAAGATCGACAACCTCTGGATCGTTCCGGCCGGCAAGGTGGTTTCCCGCTCGTCGGAGCTCTTCGCCACGCGGAGCATGCGCGACCTGCTCGAGACGTTGCGTGCACAGTTCGATGTCATTATCATAGATACACCGCCGGTGCGTGTGGCCACCGATGCGGCGCTGCTGGCTACCCAGAGCGACCTCGCGCTGCTCGTCGTGCGGGCCGGGCACACCAAGGAAGGCGAGTTCGACTTCGCCGTGGAGTCGCTCGAGAGTGTCGGGACGCCGACGATC
- a CDS encoding helix-turn-helix domain-containing protein, whose translation MISLYTEQRHIQAVLHETLAELRRAGREVDLPVPVRKALAYIHEHLFEETLDVAAVCRHCGLNNHNISSRFKRHVGLGMRRYIERGRLEAAKRLLHHPELSILQIAWAVGYAYPESFARAFKRYTGCTATTYRARLLRRNGKTTRDATLQQTAYPAGRTYPPPGKL comes from the coding sequence ATGATCTCACTGTACACCGAGCAACGGCACATCCAGGCAGTCCTGCACGAGACGCTCGCCGAGCTCCGGCGTGCCGGCCGGGAGGTAGACCTGCCGGTTCCCGTACGGAAAGCGCTGGCCTACATCCACGAGCACCTGTTTGAAGAGACCCTCGACGTGGCGGCAGTATGCCGGCACTGCGGGCTCAACAACCACAACATCTCGAGCCGCTTCAAACGCCATGTGGGCCTTGGCATGCGGCGCTACATCGAACGGGGACGCCTGGAGGCGGCTAAACGCCTGCTGCACCATCCGGAACTGAGCATTCTGCAGATCGCCTGGGCCGTGGGATACGCCTACCCGGAATCGTTTGCCCGGGCCTTCAAGCGCTATACCGGCTGCACCGCCACAACCTACCGGGCCAGACTGTTAAGAAGAAATGGCAAGACGACACGCGACGCAACCCTTCAGCAAACCGCTTACCCTGCCGGCAGGACGTACCCGCCCCCCGGGAAACTGTAA
- a CDS encoding FlgD immunoglobulin-like domain containing protein, with product MNPLLRSGVAALIALLLCPAIPSFAQTSTVITTNNSAATITIEFLGKVDNGNGTYTWSYRVTETSGKDLSHWILGLCMDLSKVIAYTPGASDAGIGDVEKGPDGGGTSITGIKWEVEDDFDDNGTDGGDSRIFSFTLNMDFAIGPVPVGVKSGGSGGPSQQAGTGSINGPVCTTGDLCVGVDPADLPSWDGNITEHHDGTGSATLKAPLGLQRIELFSNTNLELSDVQDTGTMASLVGPGMFECSVPGTVGCLKYTWTGDEEDAPTEVKLVLVAPGPGRSFFFVHFSDLCDHTVRIDPELYLYAVGTETLEAPESFALEPNYPNPFHGTTTIRFMLPEAATVRLAVYDLLGREVTTLFSGELPAGSHTVSWAGRDARGALLPSGVYLYRLEAGTFVQTRHMTLLK from the coding sequence ATGAACCCTTTGCTACGTAGCGGTGTTGCCGCACTGATCGCCCTGCTCTTATGCCCGGCAATCCCCTCCTTTGCCCAGACGAGCACGGTCATTACCACAAACAACAGCGCAGCCACCATCACCATCGAATTCCTCGGGAAGGTAGACAACGGTAACGGTACCTACACCTGGAGCTACCGCGTCACGGAAACCAGCGGCAAAGATCTGAGTCACTGGATCCTGGGCCTGTGCATGGACCTTTCCAAAGTCATCGCCTACACGCCCGGCGCCTCCGATGCCGGCATAGGGGACGTTGAGAAAGGCCCTGACGGCGGCGGTACGTCCATCACCGGCATCAAATGGGAAGTCGAGGACGATTTCGACGACAACGGCACCGATGGCGGCGACAGTCGCATTTTCTCCTTCACGCTGAATATGGACTTCGCCATCGGACCGGTACCCGTCGGGGTCAAGTCGGGTGGTTCGGGTGGCCCGTCCCAGCAGGCTGGTACCGGCAGCATCAACGGACCGGTCTGCACGACGGGTGACCTCTGCGTCGGCGTCGACCCGGCCGACCTGCCTTCCTGGGACGGCAACATCACCGAACACCATGACGGCACGGGCTCCGCGACCCTCAAGGCTCCGCTCGGCCTGCAGCGCATCGAGCTGTTCAGCAACACCAACCTCGAACTCAGCGACGTGCAGGATACCGGAACGATGGCTTCCCTCGTCGGTCCCGGCATGTTCGAATGCAGCGTTCCCGGTACCGTAGGATGCCTCAAGTACACCTGGACGGGTGACGAAGAAGATGCGCCGACCGAGGTGAAACTCGTGCTGGTAGCCCCAGGACCCGGCCGCTCATTCTTCTTCGTCCACTTCAGCGACCTCTGCGATCACACGGTCCGGATCGACCCCGAGCTGTACCTGTACGCCGTCGGTACCGAAACGCTGGAGGCACCGGAAAGCTTTGCCCTGGAGCCGAACTACCCGAATCCGTTCCACGGCACTACCACGATCCGCTTCATGCTGCCCGAGGCTGCAACCGTGCGCCTGGCCGTCTATGACCTGCTGGGCCGTGAGGTGACCACGCTGTTCTCGGGTGAGCTGCCGGCCGGCTCCCACACGGTCTCCTGGGCGGGGCGTGACGCCCGCGGCGCCCTGCTGCCCAGCGGCGTCTACCTCTACCGCCTGGAGGCCGGCACCTTCGTCCAGACACGGCATATGACCCTGCTCAAATGA
- a CDS encoding FlgD immunoglobulin-like domain containing protein, with amino-acid sequence MLRSVVFLTGWLILALPGRAQPLSIVSTDPAEGQAGVPLAKVVVFNLSKPLPQFGSVFVKRFTWSPIDSTRLTVFGHDQDEDGKLTVVFFTLQHTPGTDFSFFVYGVKAADGSTMERPFALNYSTATEMGTRRVSGTVAIAAGTATRTSAKRARLQQVVWEVLEAQAEQLERAVWAGAAPYVPAKTVARPKTGMTGELDLDKTVVLLLDRYVVDRRSWRIHAAAAIQEDATFTFNHVRDGTYWPLAINWDDEEGEVVAAYGFYDADGDLEPDPITVSGGDVTDLGVVLEEISVGTDPDPASPRPFTLHPNFPNPFSPPTEITFDVGRPGPVRLTVYDLLGRTVRTLVDGFRPAGRHRASWDGRNEAGDAVAGGVYLYHLEAGGHTEGRLMTLVR; translated from the coding sequence ATGCTGCGATCCGTCGTATTCCTTACCGGCTGGCTGATTCTTGCGCTGCCGGGCCGGGCCCAACCCCTGTCCATCGTCTCCACCGACCCGGCCGAGGGGCAGGCCGGCGTGCCGCTGGCCAAAGTCGTCGTCTTCAACCTGAGCAAACCGCTGCCCCAGTTCGGATCGGTCTTCGTCAAACGCTTCACCTGGTCCCCGATCGACTCGACACGCCTCACCGTCTTCGGCCACGACCAGGACGAGGACGGCAAGCTCACGGTGGTCTTCTTCACCCTCCAACACACCCCCGGCACGGACTTCTCCTTCTTCGTCTACGGGGTAAAAGCCGCCGACGGGAGCACGATGGAACGCCCCTTCGCCCTCAACTATTCGACCGCAACCGAGATGGGCACGCGCCGGGTGAGCGGGACGGTCGCCATCGCCGCCGGAACCGCCACGCGCACCTCGGCGAAGCGGGCCCGGCTGCAACAGGTCGTCTGGGAGGTGCTCGAAGCCCAGGCCGAGCAACTCGAACGAGCCGTCTGGGCCGGAGCCGCCCCCTACGTACCCGCCAAAACGGTTGCCCGCCCGAAAACGGGCATGACGGGCGAGCTTGACCTGGACAAGACGGTGGTGCTGCTGCTGGACCGCTACGTCGTCGACCGACGGTCGTGGCGCATCCACGCCGCCGCGGCCATCCAGGAAGACGCCACGTTCACCTTCAACCACGTGCGCGACGGCACCTACTGGCCGCTGGCCATCAACTGGGACGATGAGGAGGGCGAGGTCGTCGCCGCCTACGGCTTCTACGACGCCGACGGCGACCTCGAACCCGATCCGATCACGGTCAGCGGCGGCGACGTGACGGACCTCGGCGTCGTCCTCGAGGAAATCAGCGTCGGCACCGACCCGGACCCGGCCTCCCCCCGGCCGTTCACCCTCCACCCGAACTTCCCCAATCCGTTCAGCCCACCCACCGAAATCACCTTCGACGTGGGCCGGCCCGGTCCCGTCCGCCTGACGGTCTACGACCTGCTCGGGCGCACGGTGCGCACCCTGGTCGACGGTTTCCGGCCCGCCGGCCGTCACCGGGCCTCCTGGGACGGCCGCAACGAAGCAGGCGACGCGGTGGCCGGTGGCGTCTACCTCTACCACCTGGAGGCCGGCGGCCATACCGAAGGCCGGCTCATGACCCTCGTCCGCTGA
- a CDS encoding lasso peptide biosynthesis B2 protein, with amino-acid sequence MFGRIRQWHRRLGGFRLRDLWWGLQILGLVTLATLVKSRVSIPRLVRLFDARPRPTPGGDWQRLNLITRGLLRRTLRRDFCLPHALVLFHFGRRWGYPTRIFIGARKNEHGLDGHAWVRIDGTAVPGLTPPENAFTTFYAYPETPS; translated from the coding sequence GTGTTTGGTCGCATACGGCAGTGGCACCGCCGGCTGGGCGGCTTCCGCCTGCGGGATCTGTGGTGGGGGCTACAGATCCTCGGGCTGGTGACGCTGGCCACCCTGGTCAAGAGCCGGGTGTCCATTCCCCGGCTCGTACGCCTCTTCGACGCACGTCCCCGCCCCACGCCGGGCGGCGACTGGCAACGCCTGAACCTCATCACACGGGGCCTGCTCCGCCGCACCCTCCGCCGCGACTTCTGCCTGCCTCACGCGCTCGTCCTCTTCCACTTCGGCCGACGATGGGGCTACCCGACCCGCATCTTCATCGGTGCCCGCAAAAACGAGCACGGGCTCGACGGGCACGCCTGGGTTCGTATCGACGGCACGGCCGTCCCCGGCCTGACGCCACCCGAGAACGCTTTCACCACCTTCTACGCCTACCCCGAAACGCCCTCGTGA
- a CDS encoding SixA phosphatase family protein has translation MKTLLFFRHGKSDWEAAYDHDHERPLAKRGRKAARRMGRFLAGIGQYPDAVITSSAVRARATLELAAEAGAWPACPVRVTRALYEAAPDDLLREVRQETDDTGRLMLVGHEPAWSQTISAFIGGGTLRFPTAALARIDLNVAHWADAAFGQGTLIWLVIPKALP, from the coding sequence ATGAAAACCCTTCTTTTCTTCCGCCACGGCAAATCCGACTGGGAAGCGGCCTACGACCACGATCACGAGCGCCCGCTGGCGAAACGCGGGCGGAAGGCTGCCCGGCGCATGGGACGCTTCCTTGCGGGCATCGGGCAGTACCCGGACGCCGTCATCACCTCATCGGCCGTACGGGCCCGGGCGACGCTGGAACTGGCAGCCGAGGCCGGAGCCTGGCCGGCCTGCCCGGTCCGGGTGACCCGGGCACTCTATGAAGCGGCGCCCGACGACCTGCTGCGCGAGGTGCGCCAGGAAACCGATGACACCGGCCGGCTGATGCTCGTCGGGCACGAACCCGCCTGGTCGCAGACCATCAGCGCCTTCATCGGCGGCGGGACGCTCCGCTTTCCGACCGCCGCTCTGGCCCGCATCGACCTGAACGTCGCCCACTGGGCCGACGCGGCCTTCGGCCAGGGCACCCTGATCTGGCTGGTGATCCCGAAGGCCCTGCCCTGA
- a CDS encoding CHAD domain-containing protein: MPDRLRTFLLAEPADVPARTRQETLAEALQVAFRTTAEGPFRLVRRYLDTFDGRVEAAGGGLFVETPAPPHRDGPAFILRWETHTPPAPQHSLPVESVPERAGDLPPGPFRTALATVIAPRILLPVFEVARTARRLEVRNPAGKVVARLLIAGPGTVRAPDTDQTATLPGLVWLFPVKGYPKATRALLRFLREWKHLTETEAHEFELARAALGRPPRRAVQPGAGLEPGERADRAVRRLLGHLLDTLRVNEPGLRDGRDPEFLHDYRVALRRTRTVLGQLKRLFPPEALATFRAEFKWLGQITGSVRDLDVYLLRMDAYRSHLPAPIQPDLDPLAAFLERRRREAHATLVAALDSPRYTALVHDWRTFLEAPVPEPPPTPEAGAPIRDVAARRIWRAYRRVLKKGRAVTPASPPETLHALRIACKKLRYLLEIFHPLFPSKPVKRLVRDLKALQDVLGEHQDFAVQQETLQTFARQMAAEGTAPAETLTAMGRLEAHLADRQRQAREAFAACFDRFTRRKNRDRFTRLFRPAS, translated from the coding sequence ATGCCGGATCGCCTGCGCACGTTCTTGCTGGCCGAACCTGCGGACGTCCCGGCGCGGACGCGCCAAGAAACCCTGGCCGAGGCCCTGCAGGTTGCCTTCCGCACCACCGCCGAAGGTCCCTTCCGGCTGGTGCGCCGCTACCTCGACACGTTCGACGGACGCGTCGAGGCGGCCGGGGGGGGTCTCTTCGTGGAAACGCCGGCACCTCCACACCGGGACGGGCCCGCCTTCATACTCCGGTGGGAAACGCACACGCCGCCGGCCCCGCAGCACAGCCTCCCGGTCGAGTCGGTTCCGGAGCGAGCCGGCGACCTGCCGCCGGGCCCGTTCCGCACGGCCCTGGCGACCGTCATCGCCCCCCGGATCCTCCTGCCGGTCTTCGAGGTGGCACGCACCGCCCGGCGCCTGGAGGTCCGCAACCCCGCCGGTAAGGTCGTGGCCCGGCTCTTGATTGCCGGCCCCGGCACCGTCCGGGCACCTGACACGGACCAGACGGCCACGCTGCCCGGGCTCGTGTGGCTGTTCCCGGTGAAAGGCTACCCGAAAGCAACACGCGCACTCCTTCGCTTTCTCCGGGAATGGAAGCACCTCACGGAAACGGAGGCCCACGAGTTCGAACTCGCCCGGGCCGCCCTGGGCCGCCCGCCCCGCCGTGCCGTCCAACCCGGCGCCGGTCTGGAACCCGGAGAACGCGCCGACCGGGCCGTGCGCCGCCTTCTGGGCCACCTCCTCGACACCCTGCGGGTCAACGAGCCGGGCCTCCGCGACGGACGCGACCCCGAGTTCCTCCACGACTACCGCGTTGCCCTCCGCCGCACCCGCACGGTGCTCGGCCAGCTCAAACGCCTCTTTCCGCCGGAGGCGCTGGCGACCTTCCGCGCCGAATTCAAGTGGCTGGGCCAGATCACCGGCTCCGTGCGGGACCTCGACGTCTACCTCCTGCGCATGGACGCCTACCGCAGCCACCTGCCTGCACCCATCCAGCCCGACCTGGACCCGCTCGCCGCCTTCCTCGAACGACGGCGACGTGAGGCCCATGCCACCCTGGTTGCCGCGCTGGACTCGCCCCGCTACACCGCCCTCGTGCACGACTGGCGCACCTTCCTGGAAGCTCCCGTACCTGAACCGCCCCCGACCCCGGAGGCCGGCGCCCCGATCCGCGACGTCGCAGCCCGGCGGATCTGGCGTGCCTACCGGCGGGTGTTGAAAAAAGGCCGCGCCGTCACCCCGGCCTCCCCCCCGGAAACGCTCCACGCCCTGCGCATCGCCTGCAAGAAGCTCCGCTACCTGCTCGAAATCTTTCACCCCCTCTTCCCTTCCAAACCCGTCAAACGTCTCGTCAGGGACCTCAAGGCCCTGCAGGACGTGCTCGGAGAGCACCAGGACTTCGCCGTGCAGCAGGAAACACTCCAGACCTTCGCCCGGCAGATGGCCGCCGAAGGAACGGCCCCCGCCGAGACGCTCACGGCCATGGGACGCCTCGAAGCCCACCTGGCCGACCGGCAGCGACAGGCCCGCGAGGCCTTCGCCGCGTGCTTCGACCGCTTCACCCGGCGCAAAAACCGCGACCGCTTCACCCGGCTTTTCAGGCCGGCCTCCTGA
- a CDS encoding ParA family protein yields MQLLAVYNLKGGVGKTATAVNLAYLSARDGYRTLLWDLDPQGAASFYFRIKPRIDGKLRHLIRGKITPEALVKGTDFERLDLLPADFSYRHMDLVLNETGKPERRLGRLLRPLAPQYDHLVLDCPPGISLVSESIFGIAGLLLVPLLPTPLSLRTFTQLRQYLKHQPFPDLSVLAFFTMVDRRKRLHREVCTAFLDRDDFLKTTIPYASVVERMGVEQAPLPHYAPRTEAAQAYEALWAELRGRLWKPAGPTT; encoded by the coding sequence ATGCAGCTCCTCGCCGTGTACAACCTCAAGGGCGGCGTCGGCAAGACCGCCACCGCCGTCAACCTGGCCTACCTCTCCGCCCGCGACGGATACCGCACGCTGCTCTGGGACCTCGACCCCCAGGGCGCCGCCAGCTTCTACTTCCGCATCAAACCCCGGATCGACGGCAAGCTGCGACACCTCATCAGAGGCAAAATCACCCCCGAAGCCCTCGTCAAAGGCACCGACTTCGAACGGCTGGACCTGCTGCCGGCCGACTTTTCCTACCGCCACATGGACCTGGTCCTGAACGAGACCGGAAAACCGGAGCGCCGGCTCGGCCGGCTCCTGCGTCCCCTCGCACCGCAGTACGACCACCTCGTCCTCGACTGCCCGCCCGGCATCTCGCTCGTCTCCGAGAGCATCTTCGGCATTGCCGGCCTGCTGCTCGTGCCGTTGCTGCCCACCCCGCTCTCCCTGCGCACGTTCACCCAGCTCCGCCAGTACCTGAAGCACCAGCCCTTCCCCGACCTCAGCGTGCTTGCTTTCTTCACCATGGTGGACCGGCGCAAGCGGCTGCACCGGGAGGTCTGCACGGCGTTCCTGGACCGCGACGACTTCCTCAAAACGACCATCCCGTATGCAAGCGTCGTCGAACGCATGGGGGTCGAGCAGGCCCCGCTGCCCCACTATGCCCCCCGTACGGAGGCCGCGCAGGCCTATGAAGCCCTCTGGGCCGAACTCCGCGGGCGCCTCTGGAAACCGGCCGGCCCTACGACCTGA
- a CDS encoding DNA-3-methyladenine glycosylase, with protein sequence MHRPSPLDRDFFARSTVEVARALVGCRLVYEHADGVRRAGTIVETEAYPADDPAWRSWGVFDPVAERVRPEGRALDFFGRPGTAYLYRVHVYWLLNVVTEPEGVAGGVLIRAVAPEEGVHVMWARRPAARHEAGLAAGPGRLCQAFDLDRRHHGADLTRPPLYLAQGAPPPAVVATPRVGVRFGRDLPYRFVIPGHPCVTPVRHGNRVRS encoded by the coding sequence ATGCATCGTCCATCCCCGCTCGACCGTGACTTTTTTGCACGTTCCACGGTAGAGGTGGCGCGGGCGCTCGTCGGTTGCCGGCTCGTCTACGAGCATGCGGACGGCGTGCGGCGGGCTGGCACCATCGTGGAGACGGAGGCGTACCCGGCGGACGATCCTGCATGGCGGAGCTGGGGCGTCTTCGATCCCGTGGCGGAGCGGGTCCGCCCGGAGGGGCGTGCCCTGGACTTTTTCGGCCGCCCGGGCACGGCCTACCTCTACCGGGTACATGTGTACTGGCTGCTCAACGTCGTCACCGAGCCCGAGGGCGTGGCGGGAGGTGTACTGATCCGCGCCGTCGCGCCGGAGGAGGGGGTGCATGTCATGTGGGCGCGTCGCCCGGCGGCCCGGCATGAGGCCGGCCTGGCGGCCGGGCCGGGGCGGCTTTGCCAGGCTTTCGACCTCGACCGGCGGCATCACGGAGCCGACCTCACCCGGCCGCCGCTCTACCTGGCGCAAGGTGCGCCGCCGCCCGCCGTCGTGGCGACGCCGCGCGTCGGGGTGCGTTTCGGAAGGGACCTGCCGTATCGTTTCGTCATCCCCGGCCACCCGTGCGTCACACCGGTGCGGCATGGGAACCGTGTCAGGTCGTAG
- a CDS encoding DUF4097 family beta strand repeat-containing protein yields MKAKLIYLLLAALAVLGGLNVFQSLQDRLRPHEEYIAVEHVDFDKRQTVHREKVVASFPVDDDAGGEVVIDKRFKVKPGERLLVEVPHTDVVIETGTGDEAHIRLTLDGSDMKRAREVFEEMDFRIEQTGDAVRVTATSPRGGWSRDDVGGAEFDLLIRIPTRFNVEIATSHGDLVLADLEGEARVRTSHGDLEAGRLQGNLLHLQTSHGDLSAHRLSGEVVHLQTSHGDLAAREVVATRFEAYTSHGDIALGDVETAGLKARTSHADLRIGRLEGRADLANAHGDIEVFMVKPAEATLQTSHGDIHLSFPESFAADIDLRGERVHLGGAGPFSGDLEKDRARGRLGRGGPPITARTSHGRVTLAHH; encoded by the coding sequence ATGAAAGCAAAGCTGATCTACCTGCTCCTTGCCGCGCTCGCCGTGCTTGGCGGCCTGAATGTTTTCCAGAGCCTGCAGGACCGGCTGCGGCCCCACGAGGAGTACATCGCCGTCGAGCACGTCGACTTCGATAAGCGGCAGACCGTCCACAGGGAAAAAGTCGTCGCCTCGTTTCCGGTCGATGACGACGCGGGCGGCGAGGTGGTTATCGACAAACGTTTCAAGGTGAAGCCCGGCGAGCGCCTCCTCGTCGAAGTGCCCCATACGGACGTGGTCATCGAGACGGGCACCGGCGACGAAGCCCATATCCGCCTGACGCTCGACGGATCCGACATGAAACGGGCACGCGAGGTTTTCGAGGAGATGGACTTCCGCATAGAACAGACGGGCGACGCGGTCCGCGTTACGGCCACGTCGCCGCGAGGGGGCTGGTCCCGGGACGACGTGGGCGGGGCCGAGTTCGATCTGCTCATCCGCATTCCCACCCGCTTCAACGTCGAGATCGCGACGAGCCACGGCGATCTCGTCCTCGCAGACCTCGAAGGAGAGGCCCGTGTCCGGACGTCCCACGGCGACCTAGAGGCCGGTCGCCTGCAGGGCAACCTTCTCCACCTCCAGACCTCGCACGGGGACCTGTCCGCACACCGGCTCTCCGGCGAGGTGGTCCACCTGCAAACGTCGCACGGTGACCTTGCCGCGCGGGAGGTCGTCGCCACCCGGTTCGAGGCGTACACCTCGCACGGGGACATCGCGCTGGGCGACGTCGAAACCGCCGGCCTCAAAGCCCGCACCTCGCACGCCGACTTGCGTATCGGCCGGCTGGAAGGCCGGGCCGACCTGGCCAACGCCCACGGAGACATCGAGGTCTTCATGGTCAAACCGGCGGAGGCGACCCTTCAGACGAGCCACGGCGACATCCACCTGAGTTTCCCGGAATCCTTTGCGGCCGACATCGACCTGCGCGGCGAGCGGGTTCACCTCGGCGGCGCCGGTCCCTTTTCCGGCGACCTCGAAAAAGACCGGGCCCGGGGTCGCCTGGGCCGCGGCGGCCCGCCGATCACGGCACGCACCTCGCACGGCCGCGTCACCCTGGCGCATCACTGA